The Microcystis aeruginosa NIES-843 sequence TAAACCGCGGGTATTAACGATCAGGATACTGGTATCACCAGCGACGATCGCATAGGTAACGTAACGCAGGAACCAGGATAAATCCCGGAGGGACTTCTGCATATTGCTCGGACCGTAACGAGAGACGTTAATCGGTCGGAATCCGGGGGGAATTGGGCCGCTAGAGGCGAAAATCCCTTTTAAGCCACCGAGAAGGCCACTGCCGCCACCGGACCCGCTTTCCGCGTAGGTAACGGTTCCTAATTTCATCCCTTCCTGGACGTTGATAACTTTACCCGCACCCACCATAGCCATTTCTTCCACGGGGGGTTTTTCTAGGTAAGCCATGGGGGAACCGCCGGTAAAAATCCGGTTAGCTGCCCGTGACACGATCAGATCGGAGTTCCGGGTGAGCGTTTGGGCAATATCTAAGCGCTTGCTCCCCGATTGGAAGTAGGCGATCAGTTCATTGAGTTCGGGTTTATCGAGAAAGCGGTCTTGTTGTTCTGCTTGGGTAATGGCAGATACTGGGACGGTTTGATAGAGTTGGGGACGCGCTAAGGAGCTGCCACCGCTTGCCTTAAGACTCATTGGATTTTAACTATCTCCCTTGACGATGTGCTGAGTTCTCCAATCGTGGAGGCGATCGGTCTTAAAACCAGATGTTTAAAAATTTAATCAGCATCTAGATTAAAACTTTTTGCGCTTCCTGAGATAGTTTATTAAGAATTATATAGATTTTTTTCGCTAAACTTACCGATCGGTCTATTCCGACACCCCACCTGTATGGGAGGCTAACCAGTCTAAATAGGTCTGAGAACCCGCCACAATCGGTAAAGCGATGATTTCTGGGACGGCATAGGTATGAAGTTCCTGTATCTTCGCCGATAACTGCTCAAACTGCTTTAAATCGCTTTTAATCGCTAATTGCCATTCGCGCTCGTTTTCAATCTGTCCCTGCCAACGATAAATGGAACGAATCGGGTAAATACTGACACAAGCTGCCAAGCGCTCGTTAAGTAAGGCGATCGCTAAGTTTTCCGCTTCCGTTTCGCTGGTTGTTGTCACCAGCACCACTCCAAAACCGGTTAATCTTTCAGTCATACTAAATCCGTTGAGTATAGGCTACATATCAGGACAGGCAACAGGCAACAGGCAACAGGGGGAATAAATAATCAGTTTTTAATAACCAGATTTAGTATAATAGTGATGATAACTAGAAAAATGGCTAATTAATCGACAAATAAAAACAATCAGCTGATCAGTGATCACTGATCACTGAATTTAGGTGATCACTTTTTCTAAAGCGACCAGATCGGGAATAAAGAGGGATTCCTGCTGTCTTTGAATCAGTCCTTTTTTGTGCAATTTGGTCAAGGATCGGGTCACGGTTTCCCGGGCCAGGCCACTAATACTACTCAATTCCCGGTGAGGTAAATTGGGAATTACTGTACCCTGGCAGCTTTTTTCTCCTTGACCTTCGGCTAAAAAGAGTAAAGTATCGGCGACTCTGGAGAGACTATCGGCCTCCCGTAAACGTAAACGCCGGTTAAGTTGACGCAAACGCTTGGCCATTAACTGAGAAAGACGAATTCCCGCTAAAGGTTCCGATTGGAGCAGATTAACAAAATCTTGAGCGGGAATACTGCTAATTGTGGCCGTGGTTAAGGTGATAGCATCAGTGGAGCGGGGAGATTCTTCTAAAGCGGCCATTTCTCCGACTATTTCCCCTTTACCGAGGATATTTAAGGTGACTTCTTTGCCATCCATATTGTAAGTACGAATTTTCACCCAACCATCCAGAATAAAGTAAACCGAACCCCCCCAATCATTTTCTAATAAAATCGCCCGATTAGCAGGATGAGTGCGGGTGACAGCATGAGAAGTAACTTGATCGAGGGTTTCAGGGGCCAAACCGACCAATAAAGTGGCTGTATCTAATAATTTTTGAATCTCTGCTAATTTTTCCGCAGGATATCGTTTTTCTTCCATGGTTTAATATTTAAATTTTGTTGGTTTTAGGCAGGTGATTCTACAATGGAAAGTTGTGGGTATTTTTAATTATCCAGTGACCGATAAACAGGATTTTTCCTCCCTACTGACCGAGATCGATCGGATTCTTGCCAAGGTGATTTCCTCTCTAGTTAACCCGCAAGAAGTTACTTCCGAGACAATTATCGCCACTCGTCAACAATTAGAATCGGCCAGAGCGCTGCTTTCTCCCTTATTGTTGCCCGCTCCAACCCCTGAAGTTGCCCGTTGGTCCCTGGGAATGGAGGTGCAACCAGAGGGGGTAAAAGTTGTCTTTTTTCGGGAAAGCCGGGGACTGATCGATTTTTATCCTCTTTCTTGGAGTCTGGCAACGGGAACAAGCGATCTCTTACCCTGCTCTCAGGTGGAAGAATATCTAATTAGTTGGCTATCTAATCGGGATTTTAGCACCGATTCTTGGCTCTGGGAAGCCCTAGATCGATTAGAAGCTATTATTATCACCGATGACGGGGAAACCCCCACGGATGACCTGAAAAAAGCCCTTCTCACAGCGCAACTAATACCCCCTGATCGCCTATCTAGTCTAGAAACAGCG is a genomic window containing:
- the cutA gene encoding divalent-cation tolerance protein CutA — protein: MTERLTGFGVVLVTTTSETEAENLAIALLNERLAACVSIYPIRSIYRWQGQIENEREWQLAIKSDLKQFEQLSAKIQELHTYAVPEIIALPIVAGSQTYLDWLASHTGGVSE
- a CDS encoding Crp/Fnr family transcriptional regulator, with translation MEEKRYPAEKLAEIQKLLDTATLLVGLAPETLDQVTSHAVTRTHPANRAILLENDWGGSVYFILDGWVKIRTYNMDGKEVTLNILGKGEIVGEMAALEESPRSTDAITLTTATISSIPAQDFVNLLQSEPLAGIRLSQLMAKRLRQLNRRLRLREADSLSRVADTLLFLAEGQGEKSCQGTVIPNLPHRELSSISGLARETVTRSLTKLHKKGLIQRQQESLFIPDLVALEKVIT